Below is a genomic region from Sinobacterium norvegicum.
CTTTCCAGCGCCTCCCTTCAAATTCAGGTGAAAAATGTAGCCTTACATCAACTGAGCCGTTAGGAATACTAAACCAATTAACCGAGCTGACACCCGCATACTCGCCCACAAAAGTTATAGGCTTCCCCTCGGCCAACAACTTACCTTGATAGCCCTGAACAATTGACAAACAAGGCACAAATAAAAGAAGCAATATTAGCCTTAAGTACCTATCCCATAGCTTAATACTACATTTTTTATATCCATCACCAATCACCACAGAATAAAACTGCCAAAGGTATTTAATAATTTCTAAGATCTTTTTAATCAGAGACATAATGAATAATTTTTTATATTTTTAACTAAAACAGGAAAACCTTCCAATATCTTAACCTCACGCATCCCCGTCTTCGGATCTGTCTGGTGGTATTTAAACGTCTTGCCTTCAAATGAAGACTTCATAAGCTCTGCCCACATCAAAGGGATCTGCTGATTTTGTTCATTGAAACAAACAAAAGGGTCAGGTCTTTGATTTATGATTTCTCTCCACAGATAAAAACCTATCGGGACATCCACCACACCATGCTAACCAACTAAATTATATCGTAAATATCATCTACCCCGCAATTCATTGCCACGCAGACAGTGACTCCCCGTGACGTCAAAAAGTGCAGCTGTTAATCCTTTTTAGTCAACTGCACCATCATGCTGGTATAGCCCTTTACAAAATTTGATTGCACATGCTCCGGTTCACCTAACACCTCTATATTGTCGAACCGGTTCAGCAGCTCTTCCCATAAAATTCGTAACTGCATTTCAGCCAGACGATTACCCATACAGCGGTGCACGCCAAAGCCAAACGACATATGGTTTCTGGCGTTTTTACGATCAACCATGAAGACATCGGGCTGATCGATCACTCGCTCATCGCGATTGCCCGACACATACCACATCACCACCTTGTCACCCTGTTTAATATGCTGGCCATTGAGCTCTACATCCTGCGTGGCAATGCGGCGCATGTAAGCAAGGGGTGTTTGCCAGCGAATAGTTTCAGACACCATGGTAGGAATCAAAGCCGGGTTGTTTTTAAGCTTGCGAAACTCATCTGGAAACTGATTAAGGGCCAATACACCGCCGGTCATCGAATTGCGCGTTGTATCGTTGCCGCCAACAATGAGCAAGATTAATGTGCCCAAAAATTCCATCGGTCGGTCAATCATATCTTTGGTGTTTTCGTCCGACAGAAGCAGACTAATTAAATCGAACCCCCTTTCCCCCCCCGCTGCTAACTTGGCTTCTTTGTCTCGCCACAGTAAAGAAAACGCCTTGGCCGCTTCTGCGGCAGCAATAAACGCTGCGTTTTCATCGTTTACGCCGCCAAATGTCTCGGGGCTGGATGCCGCCACATCAGACCAATAAGCTAATTTGTGGCGCTGTTCATAGGGGAAATCGAACAATGTCGCCAGCATACGAGAGGTCAGTTCAACCGATACTCGCTGCACCCAATCAAAAGGCTCGCCAACTGGCAGTTGGTCAAGAACATCCTGCGTTCGGCTTCTGATCAGCGCCTCCATTTGTTTCAAGTTTTGGGGGGCGACAACACCTTGTACCGCCTGCCTTTGTAGATCATGTTTTGGCGGGTCCATGGCAATAAAGGTTTCTATTTCTAAGCCCTCAGGTTGCGGGCCAATAGAAATGATCGGTTCAGAGGAAAACAACGCATGATGTTTATCAACATACATGATGTCGTCGTAGCGTGTTATCGACCAAAAAGGCCCAAAGGGGCTGTTTTTTTGGTAGTGCACCGGGCACTCGTCGCGCAATCGTTTAAAGTACGACTGCCAACGGTTTTGTCGATACAGAAACGGGTTGCTCACATCAATATCGTCTAACGCAAGTTCATAAACATCGGGCAGCGGCCGCTCAATAAATTGAGGGATAGGCCGGCTCTTACCGAGTGCTTTTTTTGCTTTTTGAAGAATCTGTGCCGCTTCAATTTGTCGATGTACAGGAATGAGTGTGGCAATCTTTTCAAGTACTGGGGTGATAGAC
It encodes:
- a CDS encoding cytochrome P450, which codes for MKSITPVLEKIATLIPVHRQIEAAQILQKAKKALGKSRPIPQFIERPLPDVYELALDDIDVSNPFLYRQNRWQSYFKRLRDECPVHYQKNSPFGPFWSITRYDDIMYVDKHHALFSSEPIISIGPQPEGLEIETFIAMDPPKHDLQRQAVQGVVAPQNLKQMEALIRSRTQDVLDQLPVGEPFDWVQRVSVELTSRMLATLFDFPYEQRHKLAYWSDVAASSPETFGGVNDENAAFIAAAEAAKAFSLLWRDKEAKLAAGGERGFDLISLLLSDENTKDMIDRPMEFLGTLILLIVGGNDTTRNSMTGGVLALNQFPDEFRKLKNNPALIPTMVSETIRWQTPLAYMRRIATQDVELNGQHIKQGDKVVMWYVSGNRDERVIDQPDVFMVDRKNARNHMSFGFGVHRCMGNRLAEMQLRILWEELLNRFDNIEVLGEPEHVQSNFVKGYTSMMVQLTKKD